The Acetonema longum DSM 6540 genome segment TCTTTGCGGCACCAGAAGAGCATTGGCGCGTATTTCACCGGTAGCCTGGATACGGGCGAACATACCCGGTACCAGCAGCTGATCCGGATTCTCAAACAAGGCTTTTAAGGCCAGAGTTCCGGTTTGCTGGGCCAGACCCCGGTCCACCTGCTCCACCTTGCCCGGCAATGGATACCGGACGCCGTCGCCAAGAATCAGGACCAGCCCTTCGCCCCATTCGGCGGCTGAATTGCCCGCCCGGGCCAGACGCAGGTATTCGGTTTCACTCATGTTAAAACGGACCCGCACCGGGTCTAAAGAAGAAATGGTAGCCAGTATCGTTTGCCCGGCCTGGACAAAGTTGCCTTCGCTGAGAGTCTCCACATCCACCCGGCCGTTCAGGGGTGAAACCACTGTCGTGTCCTCCAGATCGATCCGGGCCTGTTCCACCCTGGCCTGGCTGGCATTGACCCTGGCCAGGGCCTGTTGCTCTTCCGCCAGAATATTGTCTACCATTTGCTGGGCAACCGCCTGCTGGGTAACCAGGGTCTGATACCGGACCACATCCCGGCGCACCCGGCTCAAGGCCGCCTCGGCCTCGGCCAGTTGGGCCTGGTAATCACTCTGGGCCGCCTCATAGGGGCGGCGGTCAATTTGAAATAAAGGCTGCCCTTGTTTTACGGCATCGCCGCCTTTGACCATTTTAGCGGTAATATTGCCGGACACTCTGGCCCGTACCTGGGCCTCGTCTCTGGCTTCCACCTCGCCAATAAATTCATATGTAACAGGTGTCGCCTGTTGCAGGACCT includes the following:
- a CDS encoding efflux RND transporter periplasmic adaptor subunit, coding for MFIQPSMSLRMRGVALCAGVLALLTLTGCGGKQSTDLPSQAVAVKAMQVLQQATPVTYEFIGEVEARDEAQVRARVSGNITAKMVKGGDAVKQGQPLFQIDRRPYEAAQSDYQAQLAEAEAALSRVRRDVVRYQTLVTQQAVAQQMVDNILAEEQQALARVNASQARVEQARIDLEDTTVVSPLNGRVDVETLSEGNFVQAGQTILATISSLDPVRVRFNMSETEYLRLARAGNSAAEWGEGLVLILGDGVRYPLPGKVEQVDRGLAQQTGTLALKALFENPDQLLVPGMFARIQATGEIRANALLVPQRAVQELLGKTLITVVAAGDKAETRPVTLGPRIGNMQIVEEGLTSQDRVIVEGFMKTPPGTPLAVTMITPDDLSQPAAK